Proteins from one Anopheles nili chromosome 2, idAnoNiliSN_F5_01, whole genome shotgun sequence genomic window:
- the LOC128720688 gene encoding probable serine/threonine-protein kinase tsuA, whose amino-acid sequence MHMLDLISDIAMASSSSQMEISEPFRTEDLSKTDFFDFVTGSAPDMAISSSSSGGGGPGGGGPGGGGPGGANNGTSCQRLLSGGLPSMNTGVRDRPPGSGRHANDGTPMDGSPASRIPDANDQPLQGFDQFWGSDKDANRLDPTMFEDLNRYCWVQQNNNNTTTSNNNNNNNNTTNNGNNNSPNNGSNSNNGGLSNQVADTDGQIYTLTVLNGAPEPWVLRKDPNGSEPTAPASNLDLDTILGGFPGYVKTECFSYDDSGFGTDHHAKDDQHHQHQQQQQHLLVQQQQQQTHLAQPQSQLQQVQTQQQQQMPVTSSNIVLSSNLLDPNSVLAYQNNNNNDWQMSDHNVIQQDTAESLLRSALQGKGYTKGVAGLQLPNGAVTVLPTPGHMKDDELRRVLYSTGDPADSLGAYADSTLAGSIYDEQMLHSPVSSNPSVASQQQHQQQLVVSTGQVQDLGGGGPGAASGSVVVDDMFLTLDAAFPEDYEKLKRIATEVQQFCTDNNNYAEIIVETPTIGNGCGNSSSTGSLLSGQPHHHHGTLAVLSPTTAPGLSRQPASTTTSSDVVTTTSTAKVKAPRAKKSYKRSLGAMGGNLASTTNTASSVASNNNNNNNTSMSNLNTIAGGTLLSPGAGTGTSGASTTGPSTTTATSAATTSPTQCGNGQRKERSLHYCSICSKGFKDKYSVNVHIRTHTGEKPFACSLCGKSFRQKAHLAKHYQTHLAQKNPGPGGAVTKQSKQSRLSTVPLVTEATPVNNPAGPPVSLPAVTNLPGSHPPLATPTQSPPMLLTNTNTATIVVSR is encoded by the exons ATGCATATGTTGGATCTGATCTCTGACATCGCGATGGCGTCGTCATCGAGCCAAATGGAAATCAGCGAACCTTTCCGCACGGAGGACCTGTCCAAGACGGACTTTTTCGACTTCGTCACCGGTTCCGCGCCGGACATGGCCatcagcagtagcagtagtggTGGCGGTGGTCCTGGTGGCGGAGGTCCTGGTGGTGGAGGTCCTGGTGGCGCGAATAATGGCACCTCCTGCCAACGGCTCCTGTCGGGTGGGCTACCCAGCATGAACACTGGTGTGAGAGATCGACCACCCGGTTCCGGAAGGCATGCAAACGATGGGACACCAATGGATGGATCTCCTGCCAGCAGGATACCGGACGCCAACGATCAGCCATTGCAAGGGTTCGATCAG TTTTGGGGCTCCGACAAGGATGCCAACCGGTTGGATCCGACCATGTTCGAGGACCTCAACCGCTACTGCTGGGTACagcagaacaacaacaacaccactaccagcaataacaacaataacaacaacaacaccaccaacaatggcaacaacaacagccccAACAATggtagcaacagcaacaatggAGGGCTCAGCAACCAAGTTGCCGATACAGACGGACAA ATCTACACACTAACAGTATTAAACGGAGCGCCCGAACCGTGGGTGTTGCGGAAGGATCCGAATGGTTCGGAACCGACAGCTCCTGCGTCCAATCTCGATCTCGACACGATCCTCGGCGGTTTTCCGGGTTACGTCAAGACGGAGTGCTTCTCCTACGATGACAGTGGCTTCGGAACGGACCATCACGCCAAGGACGACcagcatcatcaacaccagcaacaacagcaacatttgttggtgcaacaacagcaacaacagacGCACTTAGCGCAACCGCAATCGCAACTCCAGCAGGTGCAaacgcagcaacaacagcagatGCCGGTGACGTCCAGCAACATCGTGTTGTCGAGCAATCTGCTCGATCCCAACAGCGTGTTGGCGTaccagaacaacaacaacaacgactgGCAGATGTCGGACCACAACGTGATACAACAGGACACGGCGGAATCGCTGTTGCGGAGTGCTCTACAGGGCAAAGGCTACACTAAAGGTGTGGCAGGTCTGCAACTGCCGAATGGAGCCGTCACCGTGTTGCCAACACCTGGTCACATGAAGGATGATGAGCTGCGACGTGTGCTCTACTCTACTGGAGATCCTGCCGATTCTTTGGGTGCCTATGCTGACTCTACTCTGGCGGGTTCGATCTACGACGAGCAGATGTTGCATTCGCCAGTCTCCAGCAACCCGTCAGTGGCCTctcaacaacagcaccagcagcagttggtcGTGTCCACAGGTCAGGTGCAAGACCTCGGAGGAGGTGGACCTGGGGCGGCCTCAGGTAGTGTGGTGGTAGACGACATGTTCCTGACACTCGACGCTGCCTTCCCCGAGGACTACGAGAAGCTGAAACGGATAGCGACCGAGGTGCAGCAGTTCTGCACCGACAACAACAACTATGCCGAGATCATCGTCGAAACACCAACGATCGGCAATGGTTGTGGCAACAGCTCCTCCACAGGATCCTTACTCTCCGGCCAGCCTCACCATCATCACGGCACTTTGGCGGTGTTGTCCCCAACCACAGCCCCCGGTCTCAGTCGACAGCCTGCCTCAACAACGACCTCCTCAGATGTGGTGACGACCACCTCAACTGCCAAGGTCAAAGCTCCACGGGCGAAGAAGAGCTACAAGCGATctctcggtg CCATGGGTGGAAACCTCgcttccaccaccaacaccgccTCCTCTGTCGCgtccaacaacaacaacaacaacaacacgagcatgAGCAACCTCAACACGATCGCAGGTGGAACGTTGTTGAGCCCTGGAGCAGGTACAGGAACGAGTGGGGCTTCGACGACAGGACCTTCCACCACTACTGCCACCTCTGCCGCCACCACTAGCCCTACACAGTGTGGCAATGGACAGCGAAAGGAGCGCTCACTGCACTACTGCTCGATCTGCTCGAAAGGCTTCAAGGACAAGTACTCCGTGAACGtgcacatacgcacacacacaggcgagAAGCCGTTCGCGTGTTCCCTGTGTGGTAAGAGCTTCCGGCAGAAGGCACACCTGGCCAAACACTACCAGACACACTTGGCGCAGAAAAACCCCGGTCCAGGTGGAGCTGTCACTAAGCAGAGTAAACAAAGCCGACTGTCAACGGTACCACTGGTGACAGAAGCGACTCCTGTCAACAACCCAGCAGGACCTCCAGTGTCCTTGCCCGCTGTCACCAATCTGCCAGGATCACATCCTCCACTCGCCACACCAACGCAATCACCTCCGATGTTGCTaaccaacaccaacactgCCACGATCGTCGTTAGCAGGTGA
- the LOC128731176 gene encoding charged multivesicular body protein 2a yields the protein MEWLFGKRMSPDEMMRKNQRALNKAMRDLDREKMKMEQQEKKIIADIKKLAKENQMDAVKIMAKDLVRTRRYVRKFMLMKANIQAVSLKIQTLKSQNAMGEAMKGVTKAMTNMNRQLNLPQIQKILHEFEKQSEIMDMKEEMINDAMDDAMEDEGDEEETDAIVSQVLDELGLQLNDQLSGLPQASGSLAVTGTKTPQAAAVGAAGGSGGAGSPVSDADADLQARLDNLRRE from the exons ATGGAGTGGCTATTCGGTAAGCGAATGTCCCCGGACGAAATGATGCGCAAGAACCAGCGGGCGTTAAACAAAGCGATGCGAGATCTGGATcgggaaaagatgaaaatggaacagcaggaaaagaaaatcatcgCTGACATAAAAAAGCTGGCCAAGGAAAACCAGATGGACGCGGTCAAGATCATGGCGAAAGATCTGGTCCGGACGCGTCGCTACGTACGGAAGTTTATGCTTATGAAGGCTAACATACAAGCGGTGTCGCTGAAAATACAGACCCTCAAATCCCAGAATGCGATGGGAGAAGCAATGAAGGGTGTTACGAAGGCAATGACCAACATGAACCGCCAGCTCAACCTGCCACAGATTCAGAAGATCTTGCATGAGTTCGAAAAGCAATCAGAGATAATGGACATGAAGGAGGAAATGATAAACGACGCGATGGATGATGCGATGGAGGACGAAGGCGACGAGGAAGAGACCGACGCAATCGTGTCGCAAGTGCTTGACGAGCTGGGTCTTCAGCTGAATGATCAGCTATCCGGTTTGCCGCAA GCGTCGGGTTCGTTGGCGGTGACCGGTACGAAAACTCCTCAAGCAGCTGCAGTTGGAGCTgccggtggttccggtggagcAGGATCTCCCGTTTCGGATGCCGATGCCGATCTGCAGGCCCGACTGGATAATCTCAGAAGAGAGTAG